Genomic window (Dehalococcoidia bacterium):
CCCTCGAGACTCTATGGGACCCCACTGAGATCGGCAATATAGACAGCCGTGATTATGGGGCAGCCAAGGGAACCGATATCAAAGACTTGTGCAATCTGGTGGGTGGTGCTTCGCCGGGTTATACCATTACCACCAAAGCGATCGATGGCTGGAGCAGGACATGGGATTATGAAAATGTCTACAACCCTGATCCACGCTTGGGCAGGATCGTCATTACCTGGTATACCAAGGATGCCGTAGAAACCAACAGCGGCTATGTGCCTGACGATTACGGTGTCGGCATGAGGCTGCTGTTCTTTAGTAATATCGTCGATTCCTCTGGCAGACACGTTTTTGGTGACTACGATGCCCACGAGACCATGCCGGAAAACCGCTGGTATTACTACTCCGATGGACAGTATTGGCCGACTACCAGCGGGATGTCCGGAAAATGGATCAACAGAATCGATATCCGCCCGCCGACTATGATTTCCTGCGATGCTGCCGGAAACGCCAAGGAGAGTTTTGCTCCCGGTGCGACGGTATACGTAAAGGGTCAGGGATTATCCAAGAGCACTGCTTACAAATTATGGGTCCAGCCTGAACCGGCCGTCTGGGCTGCGAGTGCCCGAGGAGATACGGTGCCCGGGGCAACGGTTCCCGCTCCCATGAACAGCGCTATTGACCCGTCCGGGTCTCAGGAATCGGTTACCACGAATGACGGCGGCGATTTCAGCCCGGTGGCTATCTGGACTATCGGCTCATCTGCCTCGCCACAGAAATACGATATCGTGGCCGATAACCAGGCAGCCGGAACGGTGGGAACTTTTGATACCAATGATGGGGCAGACTCCCCCGGATTCCAGGGTTTCACCGTTGCTGGAACATCAGTTCCGTTACCAACGACGGTCATCGTTCCGTCAGTGGCGCCTACTGCTGCTTTCAGTTCCGATGTACAGTCGGGCACGGGGCCTGTTACAGTGCACTTCACCGACCAGTCCACTGGCTCGCCCACATCCTGGGCATGGGATTTTGATAACAACGGCACGGTGGACTCTACCGTCCAGAACCCGACCTATACTTACACGTCAGCCGGTTCATACACTGTCAGGCTGACTGCCACCAATGCCTATGGAAGCGACGGAGAGGTAAAAGCGGCCTATATCGCTGTGGCATCTTCGCAGCCATCGTGGGACCTGAACGGTGACCATGTCTGCAATCTCAGTGATCTGCAGAATATTGGTGCGCAGTGGGGTAAGAAAGGGTCGGCTGGGTGGATAAGGGAAGATGCCAACAAGGACGGGGTTATAGATATAAGCGATGTGGTGACAATTGGCTTTCACTTGGGAGAGACCTGGTAGGAATTCCTCGCAATTCTAATGATGAGAAGGAGGGGGCATACGATGTGCAGAAACAGGGAGAACAGGAGTTGGTTAAGAAGACTCATGGTGTGGGTGCTGACACTGAGCCTCATCCCCACGTTCATTTTCGCAACACCGGCTGCCGCTGCCGGCACGACTTCGGTCACCATCACCAAATACGATGCCCACGGTAACGTGGTTAGCTCCCTGGTGGTTACCTGGGAACAGATGAGAGACCACTATATGGGGTTGCCGGTCTATGGCGATGGTATCATCCATTACTACTGCGAGGGGCCGAACTTCGATGAAGCCAGAACTTTTGATTCGTTATGGGATCCCAGTGAGACGGGTAATATTGATAGCCGGGACTATGGAGCGGCGATCGGGACGGATGTCAAAGACCTGTGCAATCTGGTGGGCGGCGCTGAGCCGGGTTATACGATCAAAACAACAGCCTCTGATAACTGGAGCAAGGTCTGGGACTATGATACTATCTACGACCCGAACCCACTCTTTGGAAGAATCGCCCTTACCTGGTATACCGCTGATGGAGCGGAAACCGGCAGCGGCTATGTGCCCACCGACTACAGTACCGGCATGAGGCTGCTGTTCTTTACCGATATTGCCGATGCCACCGGGAGGCATGTCGCCGGCGATTATGATTCGCATCAGAGCCTGCCCGAAAACCGCTGGTATTACTACTATGACGGGCAGTGGTGGCCTACTACCAGCGGGATGTCCGGGAAATACATTAACCGGATCGATATCCGTCCGCCGACCATGGTTTCCTGCGATGCTTCCGGAAACACCAAGGAGAACTTTGCTCCCGGTGAGACGGTCTATGCCAAAGGTCAGGGCCTGACCGCGAGCCGGAACTATAAGCTGTGGGTCCAGTCGGAACCGGCCGTCTGGAAGGCGAGCGCCAGAGGGGATACCGTGCCGGGGGCGACGTTTCCCGCTGACATGAACAGCGCTATGGATCCTTCCGGCTCCCAGGAATCGGTTACCACGGACGCCAGCGGAGATTTCAACCCGGTAGCCATCTGGACCATTCCTTCCTCGGCGACGCCGCAGAAATACGATATCGTGGCCGATAATCAGGCAGCCGGGACCGTGGGGACTTTCGATACCAATGATGGGGCAGATTCCCCCGGCTTCGAGGGGTTCTCCGTTGTAGAACTCCCGCCGGCGACGACTGCTGCTTTCACTGCTGATGTAACTTCGGGCACTGCCCCGCTGACGGTCCACTTCACCGACCAGTCAACCGGATCGCCCACAAGCTGGGCCTGGGACTTCGATAACAACGGCACGGTTGATTCCATCGCCCAGAACCCGTCTTACGTTTATGCCAGCGCTGGCACTTACACGGTCAAGCTCACGGCCACCAATGCAGGCGGCAGCGATGAGGAGACAAAGACAAACTACATTACCGTGACGAGCGGTGGATCCCAGCCGGCCTGGGACCTGAACGGTGACCATGTCTGCAACATCGGGGATGTGGTCAAGGTGGGGCTACAATGGGGCCTGACTGGTGCTTCCGGCTGGATTCCGGAAGACCTGAATAACGACGGGGTTATCAACATCGGGGATGTTGTCGTGCTGGGCCTGCACTGGATGCAGAGTTGGTAGGTTCAAGGCCTTTCAAAAATCGGCTTCGAGGTTCCAATGAGTTTTGAGGCAGGCTCTTCGCTGTCCGAAGTTGATTATAGAGAGGGGGTGAAAATGGGAAAGACTGGCCGAAATGGAAGCTCAAATTGAAATTAGACAATCAATATGGATAGCACTCAGATAAAGGAGGTGGAGAATGCAGCGAGGTGATTTCACAGTATGCTCTATGTTCGTGGAAGCTGCTCGATCTATCTTAGTATACGAGGAGGTTTATTGTGAAATGTAGATCATTAGTCACATTTCTAGTTGTGAGTTTCCTGGTAACAGTGTTGACTGTATCCACCCCCACTGGAGTGTCTGCAGAAGCAGCTATTTCCCTCAGCCCTGATTTTGGACCGGCGGGCACGGTTATCACTGTAAGTGGCAGCGGATTTACTGCAAGTGCTACCGGATATGTCTGGTTCGATACAGATAATGACGGTGTCAAAGATGCGGGAGAACCTTACGATGACGTGACCACTGATGGCAGCGGTAACATCCCGTCAGACATAACCGTGACCGCGCCGACAATGACGTCTTCATCCTACTCTGTCATAGCTGACATTCCATCGGGTGGCAGCAACGAGGCTTCGGGAACCTTCACCAAATCCAATATCACCACCCAGGTGAAAATAACCAAGTATAACGCTGCCGGGGGTGTCGTATCTTCGCAGGTAAAAACGTACCAGGAACTGATATCTGA
Coding sequences:
- a CDS encoding PKD domain-containing protein yields the protein MCRNRENRSWLRRLMVWVLTLSLIPTFIFATPAAAAGTTSVTITKYDAHGNVVSSLVVTWEQMRDHYMGLPVYGDGIIHYYCEGPNFDEARTFDSLWDPSETGNIDSRDYGAAIGTDVKDLCNLVGGAEPGYTIKTTASDNWSKVWDYDTIYDPNPLFGRIALTWYTADGAETGSGYVPTDYSTGMRLLFFTDIADATGRHVAGDYDSHQSLPENRWYYYYDGQWWPTTSGMSGKYINRIDIRPPTMVSCDASGNTKENFAPGETVYAKGQGLTASRNYKLWVQSEPAVWKASARGDTVPGATFPADMNSAMDPSGSQESVTTDASGDFNPVAIWTIPSSATPQKYDIVADNQAAGTVGTFDTNDGADSPGFEGFSVVELPPATTAAFTADVTSGTAPLTVHFTDQSTGSPTSWAWDFDNNGTVDSIAQNPSYVYASAGTYTVKLTATNAGGSDEETKTNYITVTSGGSQPAWDLNGDHVCNIGDVVKVGLQWGLTGASGWIPEDLNNDGVINIGDVVVLGLHWMQSW